CGGCGCCGCCCGACGACCACGCGACCGGGTCGCGGCCGCTCGCGCCGTGGACGAGCACGGTGTCGTCTGGCTTGCAGAGGACCTGTCGGGTGCCCGCGGGCACGTCGCGCTCCGTGCGTCCCTCGAAGGCCGCGGCGCAGTCGCCGACGAGCGACACCGCGAGGTCCGCGTTCCGGGCGTCGGCGACGAACGCCGCGGCGTCGGCGGCGTCCGGCGCGTCGAGCGCGTCAGTCGTCACAGGCGGGCTACGACGCCGACGGAGAAAAACCACCGGTCGCCCGGCGGTTCGGGTGAGAGACCGCGGAACGTCTCCGCACGCGCCGGGAGTCGTTGCGCCGAACAGCTTCCCGGCCGGCGTCGCCGCCTGCACCGGGCTTTTCGGCGCGGCACCGCTACGTGGCGCTATGAGCGACGACGACGCGATTACGATTTACTCGGACTACGTCTGCCCGTTCTGTTACCTCGGCCGGCAGTCCCTCGCCGAGTACCAGGAGACCCGCGAGGACGAGCTCGCCATCGACTGGCAGCCCTTCGACCTGCGCGCCCAGAAGCGCAACGACGACGGCTCAATCGACCACGACGTCGACGACGGGAAAGACGAGGAGTACTACGAGGAGGCCAAGCAGAACGTCGAGCGCCTCAAGGAGGAGTACGGCGCCGACGAGATGACCGTCGACATCTCGCGGGACGTCGACTCGCTCCCGGCACAGGTGGCGTCGTTCTACGTGAACGAGGAGTACCCCGAGTCGTGGCTCGACTTCGACGTGGCCATCTTCGAGGCGCTCTGGGAGGACGGCCGCGACATCGGCGACCGCGACGTGCTCGCCGACCTCGCCGAGGACGCGGGGCTGGACGGCGACGAGATTCGCGAGGTCGCGGGCGACGAGGAGTGGCGGAACCGCCTGCGCGAGCAGTTCAGCGAGGCCCGGGAGCGCGGCGTCTCGGGCGTGCCGACGTTCGCGTACGACGGCTACGGCGCGCGCGGCGCGGTGCCGCCGGAGCAACTCGAACGCCTCGTCGAGGGGACGTAGTTACTCCGACGCGGCGAGGAAGTCGCTGGCGCCCGAGCGCAGACAGCCGACGTCGGTGCCGGCGACCACGAAGTCCATCCCCCAGTCGTCGCGGCGCGTTTCCACTTGCTCGGGGGTGGTGGCGAGCGTGCCGACCGGGACGCCGGCGTCCGCGGCGGCCGCGGTGACGCGCGCGACGGCCTCTCGGAACCCTTCGCTGTCGAACTCGCCGAACGCGCCGAGGCGCGCGGAGAGGTCGGCGGGCCCGACGAACAGCGCGTCGACGCCGTCGAGGGCGGCGATGGCGGCGGCGTCCTCGACGGCGCCCGGCGTCTCTATCTGGAGAATCGTGGCGACGCGGTCGTCGGCCGTTTCGACGTACTCGTCGATTTCCTCGCCGTACTCCGAGGCGCGACCGCCGGCGACGCCCCGGAGGCCAGCGGGCGGGTAGCGCGTCGCGGACACGGCTTCGCGTGCTGCTTCGGCGTCCTCGATTTGGGGAATCACGACGCCCGCGGGCCCGAGGTCGAGGACGCGCCGAATCTCGGCGGGGTCGTCGCCGCTGGCGCGCACGACGGGGTCGGCGTCGCCGGTCGCGGCTTCGACGGCGCGCACGCCGTCGGCCAGCGTCTCTATCGTGTGTTCGGAGTGCTCGCCGTCGAGGACGACGAAGTCGAAGCCGTCGGCGGCGAGGAGTTCGGCGACGACGGGGCTCGGGATTGTCGACCAGACGCCGACCGGCGCGTCGCCGGCGCGGAGGGCTTCGGTGAGGGTACCTGCGTGCATACGTGTTCGAGTGCGGCGGGGCGAATAGGGGTTCCGAGGTCGGTCCGCCCCTCTCGCTTTAAGTATCTCTGGCGACAAGGTGTAGATACGAGCGAGGTGCGACGGGTTCTCCCGAGTGTTTTGGTCTCCAGCCGCGGCTGTGCGCGACGGAGCGCCAGTTGCGTGCCACCCCGGTTCTCCGACGAACCGCGACGTTCTTTAAGTGTCTCTGGCGATAAGGTGTAGATACGAAGGACTTCTCCCGACGCCACGACCCGCCAGCGACGGCTGTCGCGTCGGCGTCGGTTCTGGATTCGGCTGCGTCGTCCACCCCCGCGCTCGGTGCTTTAAGTGGTTCTGGCGACAAGGTGTAGATACGAAGCGCTTTTCGAGGACCTCGCGCCCCGCAGCGGCGTCGCCGGGGCGAGATTTTAACCGTGGTCGTCCCGGAAGGAGGAGATATGAGTGCAGACCCCGGGACGCGCGTCCGGTGGGAGTCGGCCGACGACGAGCGCGTCGAACACCGACCCGGAGCGGGCGCGCTCTCCCGCGCGCAGGCCCAGCGCGACACGACGGTGCGGAAGTGGGGCGTCACGTCCCCGAGTGCCACCGTCATCGGGCGCGCCGAGACCCCGGAGGCGGACCTCTCGGAGAACGTGCGGCGACTCCACGACGAGCGCCACACCGCGACCGAGGGCCACAGCCGACGCGCGCACTACCTCGACCGCCTGCGCACCACGCAAGCCCTCTGTAACGCCGTGGACGTGACGCCGTGGCAACGAGACGTGGCGCTCGGCGTGATGGGCGACATCGACCTCACGGAGTTCGGGAGCCAGCGCGCCATCGAGAAGGTCGCGCTCGTCGTCATCCGGCACGTCGTGGACGTGGACCGCCGGCGCTACTTCGGCCTCGACGACCTCGACGCCGGCGACGTCTCTCCCGACCGGATGGCGGAGCTGTTCGAGCGGTACAAGGCCCGCGACGTGACCGACGAGCCCGCCTTCGAGTCGCTCGCGGACCGGTACGACCTCGACAAGACGAGTCTGAACCGCCTGCGGCGCGTGCTCACCGACCAACTGGACGACGGTCTGCCGGCGTTCGGCCGGAACCCCCACCGCGACCCCCACCTCCCGAGCGTCACGGAACGCGACCTGCCCGACGACGAGCAGTAGGGCGGTCGTCGGTCCCCGACGTGCAGAGTTGTAGGAATCCTTAAGTTATTCGTCGGTGACGTGACGGTGTACCTATGAACGCCCCGAGAGAGCAGGACTGGGCGGAACGGTGGGACCGGCTGTACGACGCGCTCGCGGCCGAACCGCGCCGAGAAGTCCTCCGCTCGCTGACGAACGTCCCCGAAGAGCGGCGCCTCCCGTTGCCCGACGCGGCCACGTCGCCGAATCAGTCGATAGACACGGAGACGCTGCGCATCGACTTGCGCCACCACCACCTCCCGAAGCTCGCCGACGTGGGATACGTCCGCTGGGAGTCCGAGCCGTTCTGTGTCCAGCGCGGCCCCCGTTTCGAGGAACCGGCGTTCGTCGTGAACACGCTGCTCGACGCCGTCGACGAGATTCCACCGGGGTTAGTCGACAACTGTCGGATTCTCCAGGAGATGACCGAATGACCCGCGACACGCTCCCCGCGAGAGTGGTCGAAGCAGTCGCCGCGGCCGACGGCGTGGAACCGGCCGACGTGGAGACGCTCCACGCGTACGTCGACCCCGACGCGTTACGGAAGTTAGACGAGCAAGACGGAGGCGAGTGGCGCCTCACCTTCCAGTTCGCGGACCACCAAGTGACGGTCACGCACGAGGCGCGAGTGCTCGTCGACGGGAGAGCGTACGCCGCCGACGCGTCGGTTCGGTAGCGAATCGAAATCGCCCACGCCGACCGGGCCGGACGGCGTACGCGCTCCGAGTGAAGAGACCCACGAGTAGCGACGTTACGCCGCGTGCTCGTCGAGGAACGCCTCGATGTCGTCGCCGCTCTTGAACCCCTCCGCGAGGCGCGCGACCTCCTCGCCGTCCTCCACGAGGACGAGCGTCGGCGCGCTCGACACGTCCCACTTCTCGACGAGCGAGATGTCGTCGCCGGGGTTCGCCATCGCGACCGTGATGCCGGTCTCCCGGGCGACGTTCCCGAGAACGGGCTCGATCGCCTGGCAAATCGCACACCCCTTCGTGTAGAACTCCACGAGCACGCGGTCGTGAGTGGCGAGCACCTCGTCGAGTTCGTCGCCGTCCGCGACGCGGAGCGGCTTCTGCGCTGACTCCATACTCGAACTAATCGACGAGCGCACATAAGGGCTGTCGCGCCGGGGGCGCGTGCCGGCACTCACGTCGTCTCGCGGCCCGTCACCGCCTCGGGTTCGAGCGCGAACACGCGGAAGGAGACGTCCTCGACGGCTTCGTCGAAGACGCGGAACGGCCCGAACCACTCGTTCAGCGTCGCCTCGTCTGGCGTCTCGCGCTCCACGAGGTCCCCCCGGAGGAGGACGCTCCACGAGTCGTCGCCGTCGGCGCCGTAGAACACGACACAGGCCGACTCGGTGGCGTCGAGGTAGTCGAACTTCGACTCGTCGCCGTGCTCGCTCAGGCGGAGGAGGACGCGCTCGCCGTCCCAGTGACACGACACCGGCACCGCGTACGCGTCCCCGCCGTCCGCGAGCGACAGCACGCAGTGGTCGGCGTCCCGCAGGTGGCGTTCGACCGCTGACTCGTCCATCCCGGTCGTGTAGACGTACTCGGCGTGCTCCATACGACTACTCCGGCGGCCAGCGCGAAAACTGTTGGTCGTCGGTCAGGCACGTGCGCTCGCGACGAGCGACGCCACGAGCCGAGACTCGGCCTTCCGGAGGTGTTCGGCGGCGGTCGAGTCGGCGCAGTCGAGGTCGTCGGCGACGGCGGCCACGTCGCCCGTCCTCGGCACCTCGTAGTAGCCGGCGTCGACGGCGGCGAACACGGCGTCGCGCTGGCGGTCGGTGAGGCAGGCCAGGGGGTCGGTCGCGGCGCCGTACCCCCGGGAGGCGACGCTGCGCACGGTCACCTCGATTTCGTCGGGGACGCGCTCGATGGCGGCCTGCACGGGCGCGTCGTCGCCGACGAGCGTCAACACCATCCAGCCGTCGTCCTCGTATCGAAGCGGCGGGACGGCGACGACGCCCGGTGGCGTGAGCGACTTCGCCGTCGCGCCCTCCAGTCGCGCCGTCTCGGAGTGGGCGTGGACGTAACAGCAGTCCTCGTCGGCGACGGAGACGTGGAACTCGTCGACGACGGGTTCGGCCGCGAACGCCTCACGGACGACCGACGGGTCGGCGTGCACGCGCAGGACGACCGTGGACTCGTCGGGGTTTTCGGGCCGGACGACGCCGTTCCAGTCCACCATCGCGGCGCGCGCCACGTCCGGGCCGGTGAGGAACGGGACGAGCGGGTGAATCGGGTCGCCGGCGCTTCGGACGCCGACCTCGACGCGCTTCATCGACGCGACCTACCCCTGCCCGCGACTTAAACCCCTCCGGGTAGTCCGGCAGAATCGGCTTGGTCGCGGAGCACGCAGGATGAGGTATGCGAGTGTTCGTCGCGGGTGCGACCGGCGTCCTCGGGCGGCGACTGGTCGAGCGACTCGCGGACGGCGGCCACGACGTGACGGGACTGACGCGCGACGCGACCGGCGACGCGACGGTCGAATCGCGGGGCGCCACGGCGGTCCGCGGCGACGTGACCGACGAGGCAGTCGCGGCGGCGGTCGGAGACGCGGACTGCGTCGTCCACGCAGCGACGGCGGTGCCGACCGGGAAGGCGAGTGCGAGCGATTGGGAACGCGACGCCGAGGTTCGCCGAGAGGGCGCGCGCCACCTCGCGAGCGCCGCGGCCGAGTGTGGCGCCCGCTACGTCGGTCAGAGCGTGACGTGGGTGGCGCGCCCGGACGGCGGCGGCCGCTTCGACGAGGACAGCCCACGGAATCCGACGCGCGCGACGCAGGGGAGCGCGGACGCCGAGCGCCTCGCGCGCGAGCACCACCCCAACCCCGTAATTTTGCGCGGTGGCTGGTTCTACGGCCCCGAGTCCGCCCACACGCGGCAGTTCGGCGAGCAACTGCTCGCCGGCCGGCTGCCCGCGCTCGGCACCGGCTTCCTCGGGCGCGAGTCGGCGACGCTGTCGTACTGCCACACCGTCGACGCGGCGCGCGCGTTCGCCGCCGCCGTCGAGGGCGACGCCACCGGCACCTACCACGTCGTGGACGACCGGCCGGCGCCGTTCGGCGACTTCGTCCGAGCGTTCGCCGCCGAACTCGACGCGCCGACGCCGCGCCGCCTCCCCGGATGGATTCTGCGGCCCGTCCTCGGAACCGACGCGGTGGGGATGCTGACGACGGACGCCGTCACCGGCAACGACCGCTTCCGCGAGGCGTTCGACTGGGAGCCGCTGTACCCGACCCACGAGGCCGGCCTCGAACAGGTGGTCGAGCGGTGGCGCGCGGACGGTGTCGTCGTCCCCACGGACGGCGGGTGGCAGTGGAACGACGGCGGCGAGTGAGCGGGGCGACGGCGCCGTCGCTGGCGGGCGGCGAAAAACGGAGAGAACGGGGGGCGTCTATTCGAGGTCCGCGACGTACTCCTCGGTCTCCTCGGTGGAGAGTTCGCGGAACGTCTCGGTGTCGGCGTCCACGACGGCGACGCCGACGCCGTCGCCTTCGAGCGCGTCCTCGCGGCCCTCCTGGAGCGCGCGGAGCGCGAGTTTCACGCCGTCCTCGACGGTGAGGTCGGTCTCGTACTCGTCTTCGAGGTACTCCTGAATCGCGGCGCGGTCGGAACCGATGGCGACCGCCTTCCACTCGTTGGAGGTGCCCGAGGGGTCGGTCTCGAAGAGGCGGGGTTCGCCGTCGGAGACGCCCGCGATGAGGAGCGCGACGCCGAACGGGCGCGCGCCGCCGACCTGCGTGTACTGCTGGATGTGGTCGGTGACGTTCTTCGTGAGCGTGCGCACGCCGATGGGCTCGTCGTAGCGCACGTGTTCGACCTGGGACTGCTGGCGCGCGAAGTCGATGAGTTGGCGGGCGTCGGCGACGTGGCCCGCGCTCGCGGCGCCGACGTGGTCGTCGACCTTGTGGAGTTTCTCGACGCTGGAGCCCTCGAGGAGCGGGGAGCGCGTGCGCTTGTCCACGACGAGGACGACCCCCTCGGGGGTCCGCACGCCGATGCTGGCGGTGCCTCGCTTGACCGCTTCTCGCGCGTACTCGACCTGGTAGAGGCGACCGTCCGGGGAGAAGATGGTGATACCCCGGTCGTACGCCTGCTGTTGGTTCTGGCCCTGCATTGTCTGCCTTGACCCAGCGTAAGTCCCCGGCACGTAAAGGGCTTTGACTTTCGGCAGGGTCGACGCGGGACCGACAGCCGGCCCATCGGATCGTTAATTCCCCACTAATCGAGTAATTCAGCGCCTAAAGACCGCATTTAGGGACAAATCGTATATACGAGAGAAGTCCACTATAGATGTGTTATCATGTCACGTGAAATCGGTTCGCTGTCACGCCGCGACGTACTGAAGGCGGGCGGCATCGCCGGACTCACCGCGACGGCCGGCTGCATCGACCTCGGCGGCGGTGGCGGCGGGGGCGCGTACACTATCGGGATGGTAGACTCCCGGACTGGGTCGCTGTCCGCGTTCGGGCAGCGGAACCAGCGCGGCATGGAACTCGCGCTCGCCGACGTCAACGACGTCCAAATCGGCGGCCGCGACCTCGACATCATCGTCGAGGACTCCCAGAGCCAACAACAGCCCGGCGTGAGCGCCGCCCAGAAACTCGTGAACCAGGACGGCGTGCCGTTCGTCATCGGCGCCGTCGGCTCCGGCGTCACGCTCGCCATCTACCAGAGCGTCATCCAGGGGACCGACGTCGTCCAGTTGTCCCAGAACTCCACGAGCCCGCAACTCACCGACTTCCCCGGCCTGCTCCGGATGTCACCGACGGGCCGCACGCAGTCAACCGCGCTCGCCGAAATCATCGCCGAGGACGGCCACGACTCGGTCGCCGTCACGTGGATCAACAACGACTACGGCTCCGGCATCAAGGACGCCTTCGTCGACGCCTACGAGGGCGAAGTCGTCTACAACGCCAGCCACGACCAGGGGCAGGCGTCGTACTCCAGCGTCGTGAGCCAGATGGCGAACACGGACGCGGGCGCGTGGCTGTTCATCACTTACCAGCCGGAGTTCACGACGATGGCCCAGGAGGCCTACTCCAGCGGCGTCGACGACCAGGCCCAGTACTACGGCGCCGACTCCGTCCGCGGGCCGGAAGTGCTCGACAACACCCCCGAGGGGAGCCTGGAGGACATGAAAATCGTCGCGCCGAGCGCCGCGCTCGACCAGGAGAACTACCAGTCCTTCGCCAGCCGGTTCGAGGAGGAGTACGGCAGCGCGCCGACCGCGTGGTCGGCGTACGCCTACGACTGCGTCGTCACCGCCGCGCTCTCGATTCGGGCCGCCGACGACTTCACGGGGAGCGCGCTCTCGGAGGTCGTGCGGGACGTCACCCGCCCGTCCGGCGAGGAGGCGTTCTCCTTCGAGGCCGCCAGCGACATCCTCGCGGACGGGAGCGCGAGCGACGTGGACTACCAGGGCGTCAGCGGCCCCATCGACTTCGACGAGAACGGCGACCCGGTGGCGTACCTCCAGATATTCAACGTCGCCGACCACGCCTACGAGTCGGTCGGCTTCGTCACCGGCGAGTAACCCCCGATGCTCCACAGCCTCGCCGGACTCGCCTCGGTCGCCGCACTCCCGGTGCCGGTCGCGCAGGGCGCCCTCGACTACGTGCCCCAACTCCTGAACTACCTCGCGAACGGCCTCGTGTTCAGTAGCATCATCGTGCTCGGCGCCATCGGCCTGTCGCTGGTCTACTCCATCGCGAACTTCGCGAACTTCGCGCACGGCGACACGATGAGCGTCGGCGCGTACGCCGCGCTCGTCACGCTCGGCGCCGTCGGCACCGCCGGCCCCGAGATTCTCGAACTCCCCGTGGGGTTCTACGCGGCGCTCGTCGCCGGCATCGCCGTCGCCGCCGTCGTCGCCGTGCTCACGCACGTTGTCGTCTACCGCCCCCTCGACACGGACTCCATCGGGATGCTCATCACGAGCATCGGCGTGGCGTTCGTCTACCGCGCCGCGATTCAACTCCAGTTCGGCAACGACTTCCGCGAGTACGACGTCGACATTCTCCGCCCGGTTCCGTGGATAGAGGACGCCACGGGCGTCACGCTCACCGAACACGAACTCGCCATCGTCGTCGTCACCGCGGTGCTCGTCGTCGGCCTCCACCTCCTCCTCCAGTACACGACGCTCGGCCGGAAGATGCGCGCCACCGCGGACAACGAGGACCTCGCGAAGATTTCGGGCATCCGCACCGACCGCGTCATCACGTCGATGTGGGTCATCGGCGCGGGCCTCGCGGGCGCCGCCGGCGTGTTCCTCGGGCTGTTCAACCAACTCGGCCCGCGCATGGGCTTCGACCTCCTGTTGGTGGTGTTCGCCGCGGTCATCCTCGGCGGCATCGGGAGCGTCTACGGCGCGATGGCCGGCGGCTTCCTCATCGGGATGCTGAACCGCCTCACGCCCGTGCTCTCGGACGTCGGCATCCCCATCAAGCCGGCGTACGCGAACGCCATCGCGTTCGTCATCATGGTGCTCGTGTTGCTGGTTCGCCCGCGCGGCATCGCCGGAGGTGACGGCGGATGAGCGACACCGGCGAGAACAGCGAGGGCGGCGGCGAGGACACGAAGACGGCCTTCGAGGCGAGCGACGACGAGGGGGCGCCGTTCAGCGAGCGCATCGTCACGTACGGCATCGCGGCCGCCGCCGGCCTGCTCCTGTTGGGCGTGCTCGTCGGCCTCGTGAACCCCGCGTACCTGCTGTCGTTGCTGTCGCTGGCGGCGATGTACGGCCTGCTCTCGCTCGGCCTGAACGTCCAGTGGGGGTACACCGGCCTCATCAACTTCAGCGTCGCCGCGTTCTTCGGCATCGGCGCCTACGTCCCCGTGTTGTTGTCCGCCAGCGGCTCCCCGATTTCGGGCGGCTACCCACCGCTCGTCGGACTCCCGATAGCCATCGGGGTCGTGGTGGTGCTCGCGCTCGCCATCGGCGTGCCGACGCTGAGTCTGCGCGAGGACTACCTCGCCATCGCCAGCCTCGGCCTCGCCGAGGTGGTTCGACTCGTCTTCCGGAACCAGTCGGAGTGGACGCGGGGCACCGCGGGCGTCGGCGGCATCCCGTCGTTCTTCGAGGGCATCCCCTTCTTGGAGACGTTCCCGCAGTCGATGCCCGTCGTCGAACTCGGCATCTACCGGCTGGCGGTGCCGTTCTGGAGCAACCTCCTGAACTTCGCGCTCGTCGCCGCGTTCGTCCTCGCCTCCTACGTCGTCCTGCGGCGCGTTCACCGGTCGCCGTGGGGCCGGGTCCTCCGGACGATTCGGAGCGACGAGGACCTCGCAGAGGCACTCGGGAAGAACACGTTCGCGTTCCGGATGCAGGCGTTCGTGCTCGGGAGCGTCGTGATGATGTTCGCGGGCGTGTTCTACGCGTTCTCCCAGAATTTCCTGACGCCGGGCATCTTCGACCCCATCTTCACGTTCTACGCGTGGATTGCGGTGATTCTCGGCGGGAGCGGGTCCAACAGGGGCGCGCTGTTCGGCGGCGCGGTGCTCGTCGCCATCGTCGAGGGCTCGCGGTTCATCGGCCTCGGCGCGTCGTTCCGCCTGCTCGCCGTCGGCCTGCTCATCGTCGCCGTGATGCGGTTCCGGCCGCAGGGCCTGCTGCCGCCACGCGACGAACTCGTGTGGCCGAGCGCGAAGCGGGGTGAGTCGCGTGACTGACCCCGTCCTGCGAACCGAGAACCTGCGGAAGGCGTTCGGCGGCCTGACCGCCACCGACGACGTCTCTATCGAGGTCGAACGCGGCACCATCACCGGGATGATAGGCCCGAACGGCGCGGGGAAGTCGACGCTGTTCAACCTCGTGTCGGGGTTCTACGAGCCGGACTCGGGGCGCGTGTTCGTCAACGAGACGGACGTGACCGACCGGGAGCCACACGAGGTGACTGACGCCGGCCTCGTGCGGACGTTCCAGACGCCGAAGAAACTGGAGGGAATGACCGTCCGGGAGGCGATGCTGGTCGGTCCCCAACACCAACTCGGGGAGTCCGTCGTCCCGCTGTTCACGAGTCCGAGCGCGGTCCGCGACGAGGAACGCGAGAACCTCGAACGCGCCCACGAACTGCTGGAGCGCTTCGAAATCGACCACCTCGCGCGCCAGCCCGCGACCGACATCTCGGGGGGCCAACTCAAACTCGTGGAGTTGGCGCGCGCGATGCTCGCCGGCCCCGACCTCCTGTTGTTGGACGAACCGGTGGCGGGCGTGAACCCGACGCTCGCGAACAAACTCAAAGCCATCATCGAGGAACTGAACGAGGACGGCATCTCGTTTCTCGTCATCGAACACGACATGGGGTTCATCATGGACCTCGCGGACCCCATCGTCGTCCTGAATCAGGGCGCGGTGCTGATGGAGGGGACGCCCGAGGAAGTGCAGTCCGACGAGCGCGTCATCGAGGCGTACCTCGGTGGTGGTCGCGATGACTGAGCCGATTCTCTCGGTGGACGGCGTCGACTCCGGCTACGGCGACGTGCAGGTCCTAGACGACCTCTCGATGCACCTCGAAGACGACGAAATCGTCTGCCTCATCGGGCCGAACGGCGCGGGGAAGTCCACCGTACTGAAGACGGTGTTCGGCCTGTTGACGCCGTGGGAGGGGTCGGTGACGTTCGCGGGCGAGGACATCACCGGCGTCGACCCGGCGACGCTCGTGCGACAGGGGATGGGGTACGTCCCCCAGATAGAGAACGTGTTCTCGTCGATGACCGTCGAGGAGAACCTCCGGATGGGCGGCGTCTCCCGCGAGTCGGGGCTGGACGACACAATCGACCGGCTCTGCGAGCGCTTCCCCCTGCTGGCGGACAAGCGCGGCGCGAAGGCGCGGACGCTGTCGGGCGGCCAGCGACAGGTGCTGGCGTTCGCTCGCGCGCTGATGACCGACCCCGACGTGTTGCTCATCGACGAGCCGTCGGCGGGTCTCGCGCCGAACATCGTCGAGGACGTCTTCGAGAACGTCCAGACGGTGAACGACCTAGGCACCGCGATTATGATGGTCGAGCAGAACGCCGTCGAGGGACTCGGTATCTCCGATAGGGGGTACGTCCTCGACCAAGGCACCGTGCGCTTCGAGGACGAGGCCGACGCCCTGCTGGACAACCCCGAAGTCGGCCAACTCTACCTCGGGGGCTGACGCCGCGCCCGACACCGATTTTCAGGCCGAGAGGACGCGCCCGAACAAATACGGCGAGACGAACAGCGC
The nucleotide sequence above comes from Halobacterium litoreum. Encoded proteins:
- a CDS encoding ABC transporter ATP-binding protein, which produces MTDPVLRTENLRKAFGGLTATDDVSIEVERGTITGMIGPNGAGKSTLFNLVSGFYEPDSGRVFVNETDVTDREPHEVTDAGLVRTFQTPKKLEGMTVREAMLVGPQHQLGESVVPLFTSPSAVRDEERENLERAHELLERFEIDHLARQPATDISGGQLKLVELARAMLAGPDLLLLDEPVAGVNPTLANKLKAIIEELNEDGISFLVIEHDMGFIMDLADPIVVLNQGAVLMEGTPEEVQSDERVIEAYLGGGRDD
- a CDS encoding ABC transporter ATP-binding protein translates to MTEPILSVDGVDSGYGDVQVLDDLSMHLEDDEIVCLIGPNGAGKSTVLKTVFGLLTPWEGSVTFAGEDITGVDPATLVRQGMGYVPQIENVFSSMTVEENLRMGGVSRESGLDDTIDRLCERFPLLADKRGAKARTLSGGQRQVLAFARALMTDPDVLLIDEPSAGLAPNIVEDVFENVQTVNDLGTAIMMVEQNAVEGLGISDRGYVLDQGTVRFEDEADALLDNPEVGQLYLGG